In Camelina sativa cultivar DH55 chromosome 16, Cs, whole genome shotgun sequence, a single window of DNA contains:
- the LOC104750019 gene encoding uncharacterized protein LOC104750019 isoform X1: protein MQMTERGRAMWRTCLASAFRTALACTFVGAATLYGPEWVNRHVAFPAFSYVTVILIITDATLGDTLRGCWLALYATCQSVGPAIVTLKLIGPARLTAETTALAAALAAFVVVLPNSSTHLVAKRIALGQIVLIYVIGYIKGAETDPVMHPLRVAASTALGVIACVLALLVPLPRLATCEVKQSSKELGQNITTRVKLYMKAFCTEDAMSATASVSQARVLARTSSKLYQTIKRYQPSMTWERLPFKIWRWQNVNDNKGEKLQSMEIALRGMEMVVASKSPIPTSLLEGEVKDSLKNIQERVILSIKRANNSPQPSVTPESDPKKSDEECLQTLQEIPGTSQDLPFYFFLFCLRLLETITMAKPEENKVKVLEKSKTRSWINDWDSKKVMPALKLSLSLGFAIFLGSMFSKPNGYWAGLPVAVSFAAAREATFKVANVKAQGTVIGTVYGVMGCFVFQKFLSVRFLSLLPWFLFSSFLSRSRMYGQAGGISAAIGAVLILGRKNFGPPSEFAIERIIETFIGLSCAIMVELIFQPTRAANIAKLELSRSFHALYECASLFGAKASKAEIMESQKKLRSHLNELKKFTAEAHAEPSFWFSPFNFSCYEKLFKSLSKMADLLQFSGYAIGFLGEQGKTKSPQCKEILSNVDKDLKSLTGSIGLLAKSYEEITLLKSLDALEKALAKSDNTSWDIELGKTPNPSFSTAVSEPEKILETYLQHCRSVADGIFRVQEGDDGEEVKVDKSEVVLSLSALGFCVEKIGKETREIEEMVKEVVQSENPSSHVNLHEISCKIRSLYK, encoded by the exons atgcaaatgACTGAGAGAGGCCGCGCCATGTGGCGCACGTGCCTAGCCTCAGCTTTCCGAACAGCTCTAGCCTGTACATTCGTTGGCGCAGCTACACTCTACGGCCCCGAATGGGTCAACCGCCACGTGGCATTCCCGGCCTTCTCTTACGTTACAGTTATCCTCATCATCACCGACGCTACACTCGGAGACACGCTACGTGGCTGCTGGTTAGCTCTTTACGCCACGTGTCAGAGCGTGGGACCTGCGATAGTCACGTTAAAGCTTATAGGTCCCGCTCGTCTCACGGCCGAAACCACTGCTCTCGCCGCGGCTCTAGCGGCGTTCGTGGTTGTGTTACCTAACAGTTCGACCCACTTGGTGGCTAAGAGAATCGCGTTAGGCCAGATCGTTCTCatttatgttattggttatattaaaGGAGCTGAGACTGATCCGGTTATGCACCCTCTTCGAGTGGCGGCTAGCACCGCGCTTGGTGTTATAGCTTGCGTTCTTGCTCTTCTCGTCCCACTTCCTCGCTTGGCTACTTGTGAG gtGAAACAAAGCAGCAAAGAGCTTGGTCAAAACATAACGACGAGAGTGAAGTTGTACATGAAGGCTTTTTGCACCGAGGATGCCATGTCAGCAACGGCGTCAGTCTCACAGGCTCGAGTGCTGGCTCGTACTTCCTCCAAGCtttatcaaacaatcaaacgtTACCAA cCAAGCATGACATGGGAGAGGCTTCCATTTAAGATATGGAGGTGGCAAAACGTGAATGATAACAAAGGAGAGAAACTACAAAGCATGGAGATTGCTCTTAGAGGAATGGAAATGGTAGTAGCAAGCAAATCTCCTATTCCTACGAGCTTACTTGAGGGTGAAGTAAAAGACAGTCTCAAGAATATACAAGAACGTGTGATTCTCTCAATCAAACGAGCAAACAATAGTCCGCAACCGTCGGTAACACCCGAATCTGATCCCAAAAAATCCGATGAAGAGTGCCTCCAAACACTTCAGGAAATCCCGGGAACGTCTCAAGATTTGCCcttttacttcttcttgttctgcCTCAGGCTCCTTGAAACCATCACAATGGCTAAACCGGAGGAGAACAAAGTCAAGGTCTTAGAAAAATCCAAAACGAGGTCTTGGATAAACGATTGGGACAGCAAGAAGGTCATGCCCGCGTTAAAGCTCTCGCTTTCGTTAGGTTTTGCCATTTTTCTAGGTTCGATGTTTAGTAAGCCAAACGGATATTGGGCTGGTTTACCTGTAGCGGTCAGCTTTGCAGCGGCTAGAGAGGCGACGTTTAAAGTGGCGAATGTGAAGGCACAAGGAACAGTGATAGGAACGGTGTATGGAGTGATgggttgttttgtgtttcagaaGTTTTTGTCAGTTAGGTTTCTTTCTCTGCTTCCATGGTTTCTCTTCTCTAGCTTCTTGAGCAGGAGTCGGATGTACGGACAGGCCGGAGGTATATCGGCGGCTATAGGAGCCGTTTTGATTCTCGGAAGGAAGAATTTTGGCCCACCAAGCGAGTTCGCGATCGAGAGAATCATCGAGACGTTTATTGGTTTGTCTTGTGCCATCATGGTGGAGCTCATCTTTCAGCCCACGAGAGCCGCTAACATAGCTAAACTTGAGCTCTCTAGAAGCTTCCACGCTTTGTACGAGTGTGCAAGCTTGTTTGGAGCTAAAGCGAGTAAAGCAGAGATAATGGAGAGTCAAAAGAAGTTGAGAAGTCACTTAAATGAGCTCAAGAAGTTCACGGCAGAAGCCCATGCAGAGCCAAGTTTCTGGTTTTCGCCTTTCAACTTTTCTTGCTACGAAAAGCTGTTCAAGTCATTATCTAAGATGGCTGATCTTTTGCAATTCAGCGGTTACGCTATAGGCTTTCTTGGAGaacaaggaaaaacaaaatcaccaCAGTGCAAGGAGATTTTAAGCAACGTAGACAAAGAT CTCAAGAGTCTAACAGGGAGCATAGGTCTTTTAGCCAAATCATACGAAGAAATCACACTGCTTAAATCACTTGACGCCCTCGAAAAGGCACTGGCCAAGAGCGACAACACCTCATGGGACATTGAGCTGGGGAAGACACCAAACCCTAGCTTCTCAACCGCCGTGAGCGAGCCGGAGAAGATTTTAGAGACATATCTCCAGCATTGCAGAAGCGTGGCGGATGGAATATTCCGTGTGCAAGAAGGAGACGACGGAGAAGAGGTCAAAGTGGACAAGAGTGAGGTCGTATTGAGTTTGAGCGCATTAGGGTTTTGTGTGGAGAAGATTGGAAAAGAGACAAGAGAGATTGAAGAGATGGTTAAAGAGGTTGTGCAATCAGAGAACCCTTCAAGCCATGTTAACTTGCATGAAATCTCTTGCAAAATACGCTCTTTGTACAAATGA
- the LOC104750019 gene encoding uncharacterized protein LOC104750019 isoform X2, which yields MQMTERGRAMWRTCLASAFRTALACTFVGAATLYGPEWVNRHVAFPAFSYVTVILIITDATLGDTLRGCWLALYATCQSVGPAIVTLKLIGPARLTAETTALAAALAAFVVVLPNSSTHLVAKRIALGQIVLIYVIGYIKGAETDPVMHPLRVAASTALGVIACVLALLVPLPRLATCEVKQSSKELGQNITTRVKLYMKAFCTEDAMSATASVSQARVLARTSSKLYQTIKRYQPSMTWERLPFKIWRWQNVNDNKGEKLQSMEIALRGMEMVVASKSPIPTSLLEGEVKDSLKNIQERVILSIKRANNSPQPSVTPESDPKKSDEECLQTLQEIPGTSQDLPFYFFLFCLRLLETITMAKPEENKVKVLEKSKTRSWINDWDSKKVMPALKLSLSLGFAIFLGSMFSKPNGYWAGLPVAVSFAAAREATFKVANVKAQGTVIGTVYGVMGCFVFQKFLSVRFLSLLPWFLFSSFLSRSRMYGQAGGISAAIGAVLILGRKNFGPPSEFAIERIIETFIGLSCAIMVELIFQPTRAANIAKLELSRSFHALYECASLFGAKASKAEIMESQKKLRSHLNELKKFTAEAHAEPSFWFSPFNFSCYEKLFKSLSKMADLLQFSGYAIGFLGEQGKTKSPQCKEILSNVDKDLKSLTGSIGLLAKSYEEITLLKSLDALEKALAKSDNTSWDIELGKTPNPSFSTAVSEPEKILETYLQHCRSVADGIFRVQEGDDGEEVKVDKSEVVLSLSALGFCVEKIGKETREIEEMVKEVVQSENPSSHVNLHEISCKIRSLYK from the exons atgcaaatgACTGAGAGAGGCCGCGCCATGTGGCGCACGTGCCTAGCCTCAGCTTTCCGAACAGCTCTAGCCTGTACATTCGTTGGCGCAGCTACACTCTACGGCCCCGAATGGGTCAACCGCCACGTGGCATTCCCGGCCTTCTCTTACGTTACAGTTATCCTCATCATCACCGACGCTACACTCGGAGACACGCTACGTGGCTGCTGGTTAGCTCTTTACGCCACGTGTCAGAGCGTGGGACCTGCGATAGTCACGTTAAAGCTTATAGGTCCCGCTCGTCTCACGGCCGAAACCACTGCTCTCGCCGCGGCTCTAGCGGCGTTCGTGGTTGTGTTACCTAACAGTTCGACCCACTTGGTGGCTAAGAGAATCGCGTTAGGCCAGATCGTTCTCatttatgttattggttatattaaaGGAGCTGAGACTGATCCGGTTATGCACCCTCTTCGAGTGGCGGCTAGCACCGCGCTTGGTGTTATAGCTTGCGTTCTTGCTCTTCTCGTCCCACTTCCTCGCTTGGCTACTTGTGAG gtGAAACAAAGCAGCAAAGAGCTTGGTCAAAACATAACGACGAGAGTGAAGTTGTACATGAAGGCTTTTTGCACCGAGGATGCCATGTCAGCAACGGCGTCAGTCTCACAGGCTCGAGTGCTGGCTCGTACTTCCTCCAAGCtttatcaaacaatcaaacgtTACCAA cCAAGCATGACATGGGAGAGGCTTCCATTTAAGATATGGAGGTGGCAAAACGTGAATGATAACAAAGGAGAGAAACTACAAAGCATGGAGATTGCTCTTAGAGGAATGGAAATGGTAGTAGCAAGCAAATCTCCTATTCCTACGAGCTTACTTGAGGGTGAAGTAAAAGACAGTCTCAAGAATATACAAGAACGTGTGATTCTCTCAATCAAACGAGCAAACAATAGTCCGCAACCGTCGGTAACACCCGAATCTGATCCCAAAAAATCCGATGAAGAGTGCCTCCAAACACTTCAGGAAATCCCGGGAACGTCTCAAGATTTGCCcttttacttcttcttgttctgcCTCAGGCTCCTTGAAACCATCACAATGGCTAAACCGGAGGAGAACAAAGTCAAGGTCTTAGAAAAATCCAAAACGAGGTCTTGGATAAACGATTGGGACAGCAAGAAGGTCATGCCCGCGTTAAAGCTCTCGCTTTCGTTAGGTTTTGCCATTTTTCTAGGTTCGATGTTTAGTAAGCCAAACGGATATTGGGCTGGTTTACCTGTAGCGGTCAGCTTTGCAGCGGCTAGAGAGGCGACGTTTAAAGTGGCGAATGTGAAGGCACAAGGAACAGTGATAGGAACGGTGTATGGAGTGATgggttgttttgtgtttcagaaGTTTTTGTCAGTTAGGTTTCTTTCTCTGCTTCCATGGTTTCTCTTCTCTAGCTTCTTGAGCAGGAGTCGGATGTACGGACAGGCCGGAGGTATATCGGCGGCTATAGGAGCCGTTTTGATTCTCGGAAGGAAGAATTTTGGCCCACCAAGCGAGTTCGCGATCGAGAGAATCATCGAGACGTTTATTGGTTTGTCTTGTGCCATCATGGTGGAGCTCATCTTTCAGCCCACGAGAGCCGCTAACATAGCTAAACTTGAGCTCTCTAGAAGCTTCCACGCTTTGTACGAGTGTGCAAGCTTGTTTGGAGCTAAAGCGAGTAAAGCAGAGATAATGGAGAGTCAAAAGAAGTTGAGAAGTCACTTAAATGAGCTCAAGAAGTTCACGGCAGAAGCCCATGCAGAGCCAAGTTTCTGGTTTTCGCCTTTCAACTTTTCTTGCTACGAAAAGCTGTTCAAGTCATTATCTAAGATGGCTGATC TATTGCAATTCAGCGGTTACGCTATAGGCTTTCTTGGAGaacaaggaaaaacaaaatcaccaCAGTGCAAGGAGATTTTAAGCAACGTAGACAAAGATCTCAAGAGTCTAACAGGGAGCATAGGTCTTTTAGCCAAATCATACGAAGAAATCACACTGCTTAAATCACTTGACGCCCTCGAAAAGGCACTGGCCAAGAGCGACAACACCTCATGGGACATTGAGCTGGGGAAGACACCAAACCCTAGCTTCTCAACCGCCGTGAGCGAGCCGGAGAAGATTTTAGAGACATATCTCCAGCATTGCAGAAGCGTGGCGGATGGAATATTCCGTGTGCAAGAAGGAGACGACGGAGAAGAGGTCAAAGTGGACAAGAGTGAGGTCGTATTGAGTTTGAGCGCATTAGGGTTTTGTGTGGAGAAGATTGGAAAAGAGACAAGAGAGATTGAAGAGATGGTTAAAGAGGTTGTGCAATCAGAGAACCCTTCAAGCCATGTTAACTTGCATGAAATCTCTTGCAAAATACGCTCTTTGTACAAATGA
- the LOC104750019 gene encoding uncharacterized protein LOC104750019 isoform X3, whose protein sequence is MQMTERGRAMWRTCLASAFRTALACTFVGAATLYGPEWVNRHVAFPAFSYVTVILIITDATLGDTLRGCWLALYATCQSVGPAIVTLKLIGPARLTAETTALAAALAAFVVVLPNSSTHLVAKRIALGQIVLIYVIGYIKGAETDPVMHPLRVAASTALGVIACVLALLVPLPRLATCEVKQSSKELGQNITTRVKLYMKAFCTEDAMSATASVSQARVLARTSSKLYQTIKRYQPSMTWERLPFKIWRWQNVNDNKGEKLQSMEIALRGMEMVVASKSPIPTSLLEGEVKDSLKNIQERVILSIKRANNSPQPSVTPESDPKKSDEECLQTLQEIPGTSQDLPFYFFLFCLRLLETITMAKPEENKVKVLEKSKTRSWINDWDSKKVMPALKLSLSLGFAIFLGSMFSKPNGYWAGLPVAVSFAAAREATFKVANVKAQGTVIGTVYGVMGCFVFQKFLSVRFLSLLPWFLFSSFLSRSRMYGQAGGISAAIGAVLILGRKNFGPPSEFAIERIIETFIGLSCAIMVELIFQPTRAANIAKLELSRSFHALYECASLFGAKASKAEIMESQKKLRSHLNELKKFTAEAHAEPSFWFSPFNFSCYEKLFKSLSKMADLLQFSGYAIGFLGEQGKTKSPQCKEILSNVDKDLKSLTGSIGLLAKSYEEITLLKSLDALEKALAKSDNTSWDIELGKTPNPSFSTAVSEPEKILETYLQHCRSVADGIFRVQEGDDGEEVKVDKSEVVLSLSALGFCVEKIGKETREIEEMVKEVVQSENPSSHVNLHEISCKIRSLYK, encoded by the exons atgcaaatgACTGAGAGAGGCCGCGCCATGTGGCGCACGTGCCTAGCCTCAGCTTTCCGAACAGCTCTAGCCTGTACATTCGTTGGCGCAGCTACACTCTACGGCCCCGAATGGGTCAACCGCCACGTGGCATTCCCGGCCTTCTCTTACGTTACAGTTATCCTCATCATCACCGACGCTACACTCGGAGACACGCTACGTGGCTGCTGGTTAGCTCTTTACGCCACGTGTCAGAGCGTGGGACCTGCGATAGTCACGTTAAAGCTTATAGGTCCCGCTCGTCTCACGGCCGAAACCACTGCTCTCGCCGCGGCTCTAGCGGCGTTCGTGGTTGTGTTACCTAACAGTTCGACCCACTTGGTGGCTAAGAGAATCGCGTTAGGCCAGATCGTTCTCatttatgttattggttatattaaaGGAGCTGAGACTGATCCGGTTATGCACCCTCTTCGAGTGGCGGCTAGCACCGCGCTTGGTGTTATAGCTTGCGTTCTTGCTCTTCTCGTCCCACTTCCTCGCTTGGCTACTTGTGAG gtGAAACAAAGCAGCAAAGAGCTTGGTCAAAACATAACGACGAGAGTGAAGTTGTACATGAAGGCTTTTTGCACCGAGGATGCCATGTCAGCAACGGCGTCAGTCTCACAGGCTCGAGTGCTGGCTCGTACTTCCTCCAAGCtttatcaaacaatcaaacgtTACCAA cCAAGCATGACATGGGAGAGGCTTCCATTTAAGATATGGAGGTGGCAAAACGTGAATGATAACAAAGGAGAGAAACTACAAAGCATGGAGATTGCTCTTAGAGGAATGGAAATGGTAGTAGCAAGCAAATCTCCTATTCCTACGAGCTTACTTGAGGGTGAAGTAAAAGACAGTCTCAAGAATATACAAGAACGTGTGATTCTCTCAATCAAACGAGCAAACAATAGTCCGCAACCGTCGGTAACACCCGAATCTGATCCCAAAAAATCCGATGAAGAGTGCCTCCAAACACTTCAGGAAATCCCGGGAACGTCTCAAGATTTGCCcttttacttcttcttgttctgcCTCAGGCTCCTTGAAACCATCACAATGGCTAAACCGGAGGAGAACAAAGTCAAGGTCTTAGAAAAATCCAAAACGAGGTCTTGGATAAACGATTGGGACAGCAAGAAGGTCATGCCCGCGTTAAAGCTCTCGCTTTCGTTAGGTTTTGCCATTTTTCTAGGTTCGATGTTTAGTAAGCCAAACGGATATTGGGCTGGTTTACCTGTAGCGGTCAGCTTTGCAGCGGCTAGAGAGGCGACGTTTAAAGTGGCGAATGTGAAGGCACAAGGAACAGTGATAGGAACGGTGTATGGAGTGATgggttgttttgtgtttcagaaGTTTTTGTCAGTTAGGTTTCTTTCTCTGCTTCCATGGTTTCTCTTCTCTAGCTTCTTGAGCAGGAGTCGGATGTACGGACAGGCCGGAGGTATATCGGCGGCTATAGGAGCCGTTTTGATTCTCGGAAGGAAGAATTTTGGCCCACCAAGCGAGTTCGCGATCGAGAGAATCATCGAGACGTTTATTGGTTTGTCTTGTGCCATCATGGTGGAGCTCATCTTTCAGCCCACGAGAGCCGCTAACATAGCTAAACTTGAGCTCTCTAGAAGCTTCCACGCTTTGTACGAGTGTGCAAGCTTGTTTGGAGCTAAAGCGAGTAAAGCAGAGATAATGGAGAGTCAAAAGAAGTTGAGAAGTCACTTAAATGAGCTCAAGAAGTTCACGGCAGAAGCCCATGCAGAGCCAAGTTTCTGGTTTTCGCCTTTCAACTTTTCTTGCTACGAAAAGCTGTTCAAGTCATTATCTAAGATGGCTGATCTTTTGCAATTCAGCGGTTACGCTATAGGCTTTCTTGGAGaacaaggaaaaacaaaatcaccaCAGTGCAAGGAGATTTTAAGCAACGTAGACAAAGATCTCAAGAGTCTAACAGGGAGCATAG GTCTTTTAGCCAAATCATACGAAGAAATCACACTGCTTAAATCACTTGACGCCCTCGAAAAGGCACTGGCCAAGAGCGACAACACCTCATGGGACATTGAGCTGGGGAAGACACCAAACCCTAGCTTCTCAACCGCCGTGAGCGAGCCGGAGAAGATTTTAGAGACATATCTCCAGCATTGCAGAAGCGTGGCGGATGGAATATTCCGTGTGCAAGAAGGAGACGACGGAGAAGAGGTCAAAGTGGACAAGAGTGAGGTCGTATTGAGTTTGAGCGCATTAGGGTTTTGTGTGGAGAAGATTGGAAAAGAGACAAGAGAGATTGAAGAGATGGTTAAAGAGGTTGTGCAATCAGAGAACCCTTCAAGCCATGTTAACTTGCATGAAATCTCTTGCAAAATACGCTCTTTGTACAAATGA
- the LOC104750021 gene encoding uncharacterized protein LOC104750021 — translation MEQILEKVSTRCKVLVQASTWTILLMLTVALASFAPEMAFVSKISSSSSSDGFLRIPMEETVIIPSEMVKKSTLDLFVPTIFAGVMVVASVSLLRSCFGIEGGVVEMEEQC, via the coding sequence ATGGAACAAATTCTTGAGAAAGTCTCAACTCGTTGCAAAGTTCTTGTTCAAGCATCAACATGGACAATACTCCTAATGTTAACGGTGGCTTTGGCTTCATTCGCTCCGGAGATGGCGTTCGTGTCTAAAatatcatcatcgtcttcttcagaCGGGTTCTTAAGGATTCCGATGGAAGAAACTGTGATCATACCCTCAGAAATGGTGAAGAAATCGACTTTGGATCTTTTTGTTCCGACCATATTCGCAGGAGTTATGGTTGTTGCATCTGTCTCTTTGTTACGTTCTTGTTTTGGTATCGAAGGTGGTGTTGTCGAAATGGAAGAACAATGTTGA